A single Kribbella aluminosa DNA region contains:
- a CDS encoding TrmH family RNA methyltransferase gives MQRISTRNARFQVWQASLTNRAKRQRAGEFLVQGVRPISVAVDNGWPVRTVIHDASRPLSRWASELLQRLPHVERVSMAPELLAELGEKDDPELIAVLELPADELARIPVGPDFLGVVFDRPTGPGNIGSIIRSADAFGADGVIVTGHAADVYDPKAVRATTGSLFAVPAVRAPSHREVLEWVRRSPVVVVGTDEHGTTDVYDFDFTQPVLLLIGNETAGLSTAWREAADHLVRIPITGSASSLNAANAATAVLYEISRQRSRRAQ, from the coding sequence GTGCAGCGGATCTCGACGCGGAACGCCCGGTTCCAGGTTTGGCAGGCGTCACTGACCAACCGGGCCAAGCGGCAGCGGGCCGGCGAGTTCCTGGTCCAGGGCGTCCGGCCGATTTCGGTTGCCGTGGACAACGGTTGGCCGGTGCGCACGGTGATCCACGACGCGTCCCGGCCGTTGTCCCGCTGGGCCTCGGAGCTGCTGCAGCGGCTGCCACACGTCGAGCGGGTCTCGATGGCCCCCGAACTGCTGGCCGAGCTGGGCGAGAAGGACGACCCGGAGCTGATCGCCGTACTGGAGCTGCCGGCCGACGAGCTGGCGCGGATCCCGGTCGGGCCGGACTTCCTCGGGGTGGTGTTCGACCGGCCGACCGGACCGGGGAACATCGGGTCGATCATCCGGTCCGCCGACGCGTTCGGCGCCGACGGGGTGATCGTGACCGGGCATGCGGCCGATGTGTACGACCCGAAGGCGGTGCGCGCGACGACGGGTTCACTCTTCGCGGTCCCCGCCGTCCGCGCGCCCTCCCATCGCGAGGTCCTGGAGTGGGTACGCCGGTCGCCGGTCGTGGTGGTCGGCACCGACGAGCACGGCACGACCGACGTCTACGACTTCGACTTCACCCAGCCCGTACTGCTGCTGATCGGCAACGAGACGGCCGGCCTCAGTACGGCGTGGCGGGAGGCGGCCGACCACCTGGTCCGGATCCCGATCACCGGCTCCGCCAGCTCGCTCAACGCCGCCAACGCCGCAACCGCGGTGCTGTACGAGATCTCCCGGCAGCGCTCACGCCGTGCACAGTAG
- a CDS encoding carbohydrate ABC transporter permease has translation MARRARAGRAALYLALIAISLVMIVPFVWMLLTSVKTPGDIAAVPPRLLPTHWAFGNYVDALRAAPFATYARNSFVIAASHTLLNVVIASMAGYALARLRFRGSSLIFLGFVGALMIPTYTKILPEFLIVRFMPLFGGNDILGQGGTGWLDTWWALIIPGAVSPFSVFLFRQFYLDLPVELEEAARLDGLGEFGIYARIMTPLVKPAFITVALLTFEGSWNNFLWPLLVTKSDSLRVIQVGLSVFRTENDTQWAFLMAGTTLATVPMVVLFLIGQRYFVQGFANAGIK, from the coding sequence GTGGCGCGGCGGGCACGCGCCGGCCGGGCCGCCCTGTACCTGGCGCTGATCGCGATCTCGCTGGTGATGATCGTGCCGTTCGTCTGGATGCTGCTGACCTCGGTGAAGACGCCGGGCGACATCGCCGCCGTACCGCCCCGGTTGCTGCCGACGCACTGGGCCTTCGGCAACTATGTGGACGCGTTGCGGGCGGCGCCGTTCGCGACGTACGCGCGGAACAGCTTCGTGATCGCGGCGAGCCATACGCTGCTGAACGTGGTGATCGCGTCGATGGCCGGGTACGCGCTGGCCCGGTTGCGGTTCCGGGGCAGTTCGCTGATCTTCCTCGGGTTCGTCGGGGCGCTGATGATCCCGACGTACACGAAGATCCTGCCGGAGTTCCTGATCGTGCGGTTCATGCCGTTGTTCGGAGGGAACGACATCCTCGGGCAGGGCGGCACCGGGTGGCTGGACACCTGGTGGGCGCTGATCATCCCGGGCGCGGTCAGTCCGTTCTCGGTGTTCCTGTTCCGGCAGTTCTACCTGGACCTGCCGGTGGAGCTGGAGGAGGCCGCCCGGCTGGACGGCCTCGGCGAGTTCGGGATCTACGCCCGGATCATGACCCCGCTGGTGAAGCCGGCGTTCATCACGGTCGCGCTGCTCACCTTCGAGGGGTCGTGGAACAACTTCCTCTGGCCGCTGCTGGTGACCAAGAGCGACAGCCTGCGGGTGATCCAGGTCGGGCTGTCCGTGTTCCGTACCGAGAACGACACCCAGTGGGCGTTCCTGATGGCCGGGACAACGCTGGCCACCGTACCGATGGTGGTGCTGTTCCTGATCGGGCAGCGCTACTTCGTCCAAGGGTTCGCGAACGCGGGCATCAAATGA
- a CDS encoding carbohydrate ABC transporter permease — protein MSGTIVPTAEGRSRSRSRVPGPPSPATAASRRQGLARTRRRAGLLMVAPALLHALIWIGIPLVAAVVLSFTSYDVLTPPRFTGLQNFRDLVSDNVFRRAVLNTSIYTFFTVPVAMGIALLIALMLNTRLAGRAIFRTAIFIPQVTATIAVALVWLWIYDPRSGLANAVLSFLGLDGPAWLSSTSWAMPAVIVVGVWQGIGLKMLIYLAALQSLPVDLYEAASVDGASKVRQFFSLTVPLLRPATFFVFVTSVIGAFQSFDQVYILTDGGPANSTTMMTYEIYKSAFREFRMGYACAQSLVLFALLLFLTLLNRRITGGDRATR, from the coding sequence GTGAGCGGAACCATCGTGCCGACCGCCGAGGGCAGGTCCCGGTCCCGCAGCCGGGTGCCGGGTCCGCCCTCCCCGGCCACGGCTGCCTCGCGTCGTCAGGGTCTGGCCCGCACCCGGCGGCGGGCCGGCCTGCTGATGGTCGCGCCCGCGCTGCTGCACGCGCTGATCTGGATCGGCATCCCGCTGGTCGCCGCGGTGGTGCTGAGCTTCACGTCGTACGACGTGCTCACGCCGCCGCGGTTCACCGGGCTGCAGAACTTCCGTGACCTGGTTTCCGACAACGTTTTCCGCCGGGCCGTGCTGAACACCAGCATCTACACGTTCTTCACGGTCCCGGTGGCGATGGGGATCGCGCTGCTGATCGCGCTGATGCTGAACACCCGGCTGGCCGGGCGGGCGATCTTCCGGACCGCGATCTTCATCCCGCAGGTCACGGCGACGATCGCGGTGGCCCTGGTCTGGCTGTGGATCTACGACCCGCGCAGCGGCCTCGCGAACGCCGTACTGTCGTTCCTCGGTCTGGACGGGCCGGCCTGGCTGTCGTCGACGAGCTGGGCGATGCCGGCGGTGATCGTGGTCGGCGTCTGGCAGGGCATCGGGCTGAAGATGCTGATCTACCTGGCCGCGTTGCAGAGCCTGCCGGTCGACCTCTACGAGGCGGCGTCGGTGGACGGCGCGTCCAAGGTCCGGCAGTTCTTCAGCCTCACCGTGCCGTTGTTGCGGCCGGCAACGTTCTTCGTGTTCGTGACCTCGGTGATCGGGGCGTTCCAGTCCTTCGACCAGGTGTACATCCTGACCGACGGCGGTCCGGCGAACAGCACGACGATGATGACGTACGAGATCTACAAGTCCGCGTTCCGGGAGTTCCGGATGGGGTACGCGTGTGCGCAGAGCCTGGTGCTGTTCGCGCTGCTGCTGTTCCTGACCCTGCTGAACCGGCGGATCACCGGAGGTGACCGTGCCACCCGTTGA
- a CDS encoding heparinase II/III domain-containing protein, which produces MNPPTERGGWWHEYVCPAHGVELSHVGFETGRFPAGGVPCSYGCRVDTPAVRGAWMVLAHHFWARRIRLLSYDGGGAELLASYARLYLDLTKEGEHDQAQDWMQRGRLFHQALTDAVWGVPIAHAIRTLADRSVVELDETLPMLDDMVAGARRARDAMVAQDKFSSNYTAWFNALGATASQAAAAVRETEWDGADEWLTGEHGQFAHLDASTGDDGWEWEGSTYYHGFVLRAYLLSLRGYDPSAVPASLETMIAALADIATPGGLLPALHDGPYRRVPLALEWLEIAALAGQFTSAVDLSAVAAHARAEVGADYDGLEDRFDGWFSGPPRAGALPARGPDSTYAVIRTAGIHAILDHGPHGGSHGHHDKLALYLYGSTTPWQPDPGQVPYGHAPWRAHYKSVVSHPTIRIDGLEPAEATGTLTRNGNSISATVSGWYDGVRATRDLVAADNYLLDIVRVTADREREIVLQFRPDVDLTVEVGPRATRSTWTGDEKLYGYHRGDGIPVTRPGPGPADDPQRTRTWIDWTVTGTSATFCSVYSTAPIDDDLAEVITDV; this is translated from the coding sequence ATGAATCCCCCGACCGAACGCGGCGGCTGGTGGCACGAGTACGTGTGCCCGGCGCACGGTGTCGAGCTGTCGCATGTCGGCTTCGAAACCGGGCGCTTTCCGGCCGGCGGTGTTCCGTGTTCCTACGGTTGCCGGGTCGATACGCCCGCGGTGCGCGGGGCGTGGATGGTGCTCGCACATCATTTCTGGGCGCGGCGGATCCGGCTTCTCTCGTACGACGGGGGCGGCGCCGAGCTGCTCGCGTCGTACGCGCGGCTCTACCTGGACCTCACCAAGGAAGGCGAGCACGACCAGGCGCAGGACTGGATGCAACGCGGCCGCCTGTTCCACCAGGCACTGACGGATGCGGTGTGGGGCGTCCCGATCGCGCACGCCATCCGTACGCTCGCCGACCGCTCCGTCGTCGAGCTCGACGAGACACTGCCGATGCTCGACGACATGGTTGCCGGGGCGCGGCGGGCCCGGGACGCGATGGTTGCCCAGGACAAGTTCTCCTCGAACTACACCGCCTGGTTCAACGCTCTCGGCGCCACCGCGAGCCAGGCGGCAGCCGCCGTACGCGAAACGGAATGGGACGGCGCCGACGAATGGCTGACCGGTGAGCACGGCCAGTTCGCGCACCTGGACGCGTCGACCGGCGACGACGGCTGGGAGTGGGAAGGCAGCACGTACTACCACGGCTTCGTCCTCCGCGCGTACCTCCTGAGCCTCCGCGGCTACGACCCTTCAGCCGTCCCGGCCAGCCTGGAGACCATGATCGCGGCACTCGCCGACATCGCTACCCCCGGCGGACTCCTCCCCGCTCTCCACGACGGCCCTTACCGGCGCGTCCCGCTCGCTCTCGAATGGCTGGAGATCGCCGCCCTCGCCGGCCAGTTCACGTCGGCTGTCGACCTCAGCGCCGTCGCAGCGCACGCCCGCGCGGAGGTCGGCGCGGACTACGACGGCCTGGAGGACCGATTCGACGGCTGGTTCAGCGGGCCGCCCCGCGCCGGCGCACTCCCGGCTCGCGGGCCCGACTCCACCTACGCCGTGATCCGCACCGCCGGCATCCACGCGATCCTCGACCACGGCCCACACGGCGGATCCCACGGCCACCACGACAAACTCGCGCTGTACCTGTACGGCTCCACCACTCCCTGGCAACCCGACCCCGGCCAGGTCCCGTACGGCCACGCCCCATGGCGCGCGCACTACAAGTCCGTCGTCTCGCACCCCACCATCCGCATCGACGGCCTCGAACCCGCCGAGGCGACCGGCACCCTGACCCGCAACGGAAACTCCATTTCCGCAACGGTTTCCGGCTGGTACGACGGCGTCCGCGCCACGCGTGATCTGGTTGCCGCCGACAACTACCTGCTCGACATCGTCCGGGTGACTGCCGACCGCGAGCGCGAGATCGTCCTCCAGTTCCGCCCCGACGTCGACCTGACGGTCGAGGTCGGCCCGCGCGCGACCCGCAGTACCTGGACCGGGGACGAGAAGCTCTACGGCTACCACCGCGGCGACGGCATCCCGGTCACGCGGCCCGGCCCGGGCCCGGCCGACGACCCGCAACGGACCCGGACGTGGATCGACTGGACGGTCACCGGCACCTCCGCGACCTTCTGCTCCGTGTACTCGACCGCCCCGATCGACGACGACCTCGCCGAGGTGATCACCGATGTATGA
- a CDS encoding LacI family DNA-binding transcriptional regulator → MGGELRTGEVTIQQVATEAGVSPSTVSNLLNGRNHRMLPETRQRIERAIDKLGYRPNRAARQLRTGRTTTIGLVVPSVGNPFWGALARHLESAALAEGYHVLLCNSERDPRRERDYIDELWADGVHGVVLCSSLPSLEHVMPLVERGLQLVAFDRTSQAGDPASLVSISVDNAIGSQLATQHLTGLGHRRLAFVSGALASVNRKERYRGFTAALEQVGIDPATAVRAPVKGDADDFGDVEASELGRAAAAELLALEEPPTGIVAINDMCALGVCRGLRDGGLEVGKDVSVVGFDDIVLADLYAPTLTTVRQPMKEMAAAAFTQLRSRLDDSGPTQGQSLLFRPELIVRESTAPPA, encoded by the coding sequence GTGGGCGGTGAATTGAGAACTGGTGAGGTGACGATCCAGCAGGTCGCGACCGAGGCGGGCGTCTCGCCGAGCACGGTGTCGAACCTGCTCAACGGGCGCAACCACCGGATGCTGCCGGAGACCCGGCAGCGGATCGAGCGCGCGATCGACAAGCTCGGCTACCGCCCGAATCGGGCGGCCCGGCAGCTGCGGACCGGCCGGACCACCACGATCGGGCTGGTGGTGCCGTCGGTCGGCAACCCGTTCTGGGGTGCGCTCGCCCGGCACCTGGAGTCCGCGGCGCTGGCCGAGGGGTACCACGTACTGCTCTGCAACTCCGAGCGCGATCCCCGCCGCGAGCGCGACTACATCGACGAACTGTGGGCCGACGGCGTGCACGGCGTCGTGCTGTGCTCGTCACTGCCGTCGCTCGAGCACGTCATGCCGCTGGTGGAACGCGGGCTGCAACTGGTGGCGTTCGACCGTACGTCGCAAGCGGGTGATCCGGCGTCGCTGGTGAGCATCAGCGTCGACAACGCGATCGGCAGTCAGCTCGCCACCCAGCACCTGACCGGGCTCGGGCACCGCCGGCTGGCGTTCGTGTCCGGCGCGCTGGCGAGCGTGAACCGCAAGGAGCGGTACCGCGGGTTCACGGCCGCGCTCGAACAGGTCGGGATCGATCCGGCGACGGCCGTCCGCGCACCGGTCAAGGGCGACGCCGACGACTTCGGCGACGTCGAGGCGTCCGAGCTGGGGCGCGCCGCCGCCGCCGAACTGCTCGCGCTGGAGGAGCCGCCGACCGGGATCGTCGCGATCAACGACATGTGCGCGCTCGGTGTCTGCCGCGGTCTGCGCGACGGTGGGCTCGAGGTCGGCAAGGACGTGTCGGTGGTCGGGTTCGACGACATCGTGCTGGCGGACCTGTACGCGCCGACGCTGACCACGGTCCGGCAGCCGATGAAGGAGATGGCTGCGGCCGCGTTCACGCAGCTCCGGTCCCGGCTGGACGACTCCGGGCCGACGCAGGGACAGTCGCTGCTGTTCCGGCCGGAGCTGATCGTGCGCGAGTCCACGGCGCCGCCCGCGTAG
- a CDS encoding right-handed parallel beta-helix repeat-containing protein has protein sequence MSRAVPILFLGLALALPAVPAHAATDYFVAPSGSDTNAGTSAGNPLATIQKALDTAPRGATVHLASGTYLQDVVTVRSGVTITGPSTAVVKGAGNSRIVQVQHDGVTLDGFTIDGLHGSSSSIDGYRDKLVYVMSTSPGDGVGTLTIRNMRLKNAGSECLRLRYLVTNADVHDNTIGPCGVWDFKFNDGGKNGEGIYLGTAPEQQGQNGAPDAQPDRSRNNRIHDNTIATYGNECVDIKENSTENVVENNDCSQKKDPSSGGLDARGIGNTFRYNTIHDNIGAGIRLGGDTETDGTANNIYGNTITNSAAGGIKFMRTPQGQVCGNTMSGNTSGNSVGTYGAEYNPTAAC, from the coding sequence ATGTCCAGAGCCGTCCCGATCCTGTTCCTCGGCCTCGCGCTGGCGCTGCCCGCAGTACCGGCGCACGCCGCGACCGACTACTTCGTCGCCCCGTCCGGCAGCGACACCAACGCCGGTACGTCGGCGGGCAACCCGTTGGCCACCATCCAGAAAGCGCTCGACACCGCCCCGCGCGGCGCGACCGTACACCTTGCCTCCGGCACCTACCTGCAGGACGTGGTGACAGTCCGCTCCGGCGTCACGATCACCGGCCCGTCGACCGCGGTCGTCAAGGGCGCCGGGAACTCCCGGATCGTCCAGGTCCAGCACGACGGTGTGACGCTGGACGGGTTCACGATCGACGGGTTGCACGGTTCGTCGTCGAGCATCGACGGCTACCGGGACAAGCTCGTGTACGTGATGAGCACCTCGCCCGGCGACGGCGTCGGTACCCTGACGATCCGGAACATGCGGCTGAAGAACGCCGGCAGCGAGTGTCTGCGGCTGCGGTACCTGGTCACCAACGCCGACGTCCACGACAACACGATCGGTCCGTGCGGGGTCTGGGACTTCAAGTTCAACGACGGCGGCAAGAACGGTGAGGGGATCTACCTCGGGACCGCGCCGGAACAGCAGGGACAGAACGGCGCACCGGATGCCCAGCCGGACCGCAGCCGGAACAACCGCATCCACGACAACACGATCGCGACGTACGGCAACGAGTGCGTGGACATCAAGGAAAACTCGACGGAAAACGTTGTCGAGAACAACGACTGCAGCCAGAAGAAGGACCCGAGCTCCGGCGGCCTCGACGCGCGCGGAATCGGGAACACGTTCCGCTACAACACGATCCACGACAACATTGGGGCAGGTATCCGCCTCGGCGGCGACACGGAAACCGATGGAACCGCCAACAATATCTACGGAAACACCATCACGAACAGCGCCGCCGGCGGCATCAAGTTCATGCGTACGCCGCAGGGCCAGGTCTGCGGCAACACCATGTCCGGAAACACCTCCGGAAACTCGGTCGGAACGTACGGCGCGGAATACAACCCGACGGCAGCCTGCTGA
- a CDS encoding GDSL-type esterase/lipase family protein: protein MTTPSRRTILAGTAATTLGALLGRTSLDTPPATTSAAATTGQATVPAATPADLAGHLNGPTRPHWVTSWATAQTAPTPTDLDASTGFTNTTLRNALHLSAGTAPRTSGLRLRFANPFGASPIVVGPVTVAAGPTAAEHPVLFGGGREVVLAAGATVVSDPVSLVVLDGGDLVVYTHLPGPTGPLSFHRNVHATGFIGDRPTNSVFLLNGVDVDASGRSTVAILGDSITEGVGTPDNANLRWPDQYAARFRRRPAIANLGISGNRVLLDDARFGPSGQSRFDRDVLSLPNLRTLVVFLGINDIQQPPSQTDPRRILQGYEQLVRRAHDHELEVVGATIGPFKGWIRYTAELDQVRTTVNAVLREGRLFDHLLDVDAALRDPADPARLCPTYNGGDGLHPNATGANAIARAL, encoded by the coding sequence ATGACGACACCGTCCCGTCGCACCATCCTCGCCGGAACAGCCGCCACAACCCTGGGCGCTCTCCTCGGTCGCACATCGCTCGACACTCCACCGGCGACCACCAGCGCAGCCGCCACGACCGGACAGGCGACGGTGCCAGCCGCAACCCCCGCCGACCTCGCCGGGCATCTCAACGGGCCGACGCGTCCTCACTGGGTCACGAGCTGGGCAACCGCCCAGACCGCCCCAACGCCCACCGACCTGGACGCCAGTACGGGTTTCACCAACACCACGCTCAGGAACGCCCTCCACCTGAGCGCCGGAACAGCACCGCGTACTAGCGGGTTGCGATTGCGGTTCGCCAATCCGTTCGGGGCATCGCCGATCGTGGTCGGGCCGGTGACAGTTGCTGCGGGTCCGACGGCTGCCGAACATCCGGTTCTGTTCGGTGGCGGGCGGGAGGTGGTGCTCGCGGCCGGGGCGACTGTGGTGAGTGATCCGGTAAGTCTCGTCGTACTGGATGGTGGGGATCTCGTTGTGTATACGCATCTGCCCGGTCCGACCGGTCCGCTGAGCTTCCACCGGAACGTGCATGCGACCGGGTTCATCGGTGACCGTCCGACCAACTCGGTGTTCCTGCTCAACGGCGTCGACGTGGATGCGAGCGGACGGTCGACGGTTGCGATCCTCGGGGACTCGATCACCGAAGGTGTCGGTACGCCCGACAACGCGAACCTCCGGTGGCCCGATCAGTACGCTGCCCGCTTCCGCCGTCGCCCCGCGATCGCCAACCTCGGAATCAGCGGAAACCGTGTTCTGCTAGACGACGCACGTTTCGGTCCGAGTGGTCAGTCGCGGTTCGACCGGGACGTGCTTAGCCTGCCGAACCTGCGGACACTGGTCGTTTTCCTCGGTATCAACGACATCCAGCAGCCACCCAGCCAGACCGATCCTCGGCGGATCCTGCAGGGCTACGAGCAGCTGGTACGCCGTGCACACGACCACGAGCTGGAGGTCGTGGGCGCGACGATCGGCCCGTTCAAAGGGTGGATCCGCTACACGGCGGAGCTCGACCAGGTCCGTACCACCGTCAACGCAGTACTCCGCGAAGGCCGTCTCTTCGACCACCTGCTCGACGTCGACGCCGCCCTCCGAGACCCGGCCGACCCGGCGCGACTCTGCCCCACCTACAACGGCGGTGACGGCCTACACCCCAACGCCACCGGCGCAAACGCCATCGCCCGCGCCCTGTGA
- a CDS encoding ABC transporter substrate-binding protein yields the protein MEYTRRSVLTALGLGAVAAATGCSASSGGNSQAAADGPVEGEITLLTPLFEGSSGKQLLEGKLLPAFQQKNPKVTVKVDYTNYSALNEKLTTSLAGGLMPDVVMLGVGWIPPFAHKKVLAPLPDDLAKRYEYEDRVLEPSRFDGKLYALPMVLDTRIVTYRKDMFAEAGIKAPPKDWAELRAMSKELARADSSGKLTRVGFDPFSIDLRQCWETFLFANDGNLFDESGQQVKFDDDRGVEALQLLLDVIKDKSADYSFKSSAGQPSTLQQGRAAMMMANNSLWVQLQQQTPELLKDDKVGAFILANKVPAMLQGGTMVSRSASTKHPAAAQALVEFMGTPESILPTAQQRGSVPGVQNLRTSEYVKENGFVKLALDNMSKARSEGGTAAWMEIREKVKTTLETAVVGQKSAKEAIDDLANLSKEAISRL from the coding sequence ATGGAGTACACCCGCAGATCAGTCCTGACAGCCCTGGGGCTCGGCGCGGTCGCCGCCGCCACCGGGTGCTCCGCGTCGTCCGGCGGCAACAGCCAGGCTGCCGCCGACGGACCCGTCGAAGGTGAGATCACGCTGCTCACCCCGCTGTTCGAGGGCAGTTCCGGCAAGCAGCTGCTGGAGGGCAAGCTGCTGCCGGCGTTCCAGCAGAAGAACCCGAAGGTCACCGTCAAGGTCGACTACACGAACTACAGCGCCCTGAACGAGAAGCTCACCACCAGCCTGGCCGGCGGACTGATGCCGGACGTGGTGATGCTCGGCGTCGGCTGGATCCCGCCGTTCGCCCACAAGAAGGTGCTCGCGCCGCTGCCGGACGACCTGGCCAAGCGGTACGAGTACGAGGACCGGGTCCTCGAACCGTCCCGGTTCGACGGCAAGCTGTACGCGCTGCCGATGGTCCTGGACACCCGGATCGTGACGTACCGCAAGGACATGTTCGCCGAGGCCGGCATCAAGGCGCCGCCGAAGGACTGGGCCGAGCTGCGGGCGATGTCGAAGGAACTCGCCCGGGCGGACAGCTCCGGCAAGCTGACCCGGGTCGGGTTCGACCCGTTCTCGATCGATCTCCGGCAGTGCTGGGAGACGTTCCTGTTCGCCAACGACGGCAACCTGTTCGACGAGAGCGGGCAGCAGGTCAAGTTCGACGACGACCGCGGCGTCGAGGCGCTGCAGCTGCTCCTGGACGTGATCAAGGACAAGTCCGCCGATTACTCGTTCAAGTCGTCCGCCGGTCAGCCGAGCACCCTGCAGCAGGGGCGGGCCGCGATGATGATGGCGAACAACTCGCTCTGGGTGCAGCTCCAGCAGCAGACCCCGGAGCTGCTCAAGGACGACAAGGTCGGCGCGTTCATCCTGGCCAACAAGGTCCCGGCGATGTTGCAGGGCGGCACGATGGTGTCCCGCTCCGCCTCGACCAAGCACCCGGCCGCGGCGCAGGCGCTGGTGGAGTTCATGGGTACACCGGAATCCATTCTGCCGACCGCCCAGCAGCGCGGCTCGGTGCCGGGCGTCCAGAACCTGCGGACCTCGGAGTACGTGAAGGAAAACGGTTTCGTCAAGCTTGCCCTGGACAACATGAGCAAGGCCCGGTCCGAGGGCGGAACCGCCGCCTGGATGGAGATCCGGGAGAAGGTCAAGACCACGCTGGAGACCGCGGTGGTCGGCCAGAAGTCCGCGAAGGAAGCGATCGACGACCTCGCGAACCTGAGCAAGGAAGCGATCTCCCGGCTGTGA
- a CDS encoding SDR family NAD(P)-dependent oxidoreductase: MELQGTRALVTGAGHGIGRGIALGLAAAGADVVVHYGKSADAAAQTVSDIEKLGRKAISVGADVTSTADVDRLLDETAGFLGGLDVLVCNAGHLIGRVKVEEMTDEHYQQVVDVNLGATFRTTRAAIPQLAQSANPRIITIASLAAHNGGGPGSVVYAAAKAGIRGFTKGLAKELGPRGITVNSVAPGYIAETAFHQTFSTTEAQANMVAGTPIGRAGQVEDVANAVRFLALPASGYLTGITIDIDGGTWPR; this comes from the coding sequence ATGGAACTGCAGGGGACACGTGCGCTGGTCACCGGGGCCGGGCACGGTATCGGCCGCGGTATCGCGCTCGGCCTGGCCGCGGCCGGGGCGGACGTCGTGGTGCACTACGGGAAGTCCGCGGACGCCGCCGCGCAGACGGTTTCCGACATCGAGAAACTCGGCCGGAAAGCGATTTCGGTCGGCGCCGACGTGACTTCGACGGCGGACGTCGACCGGCTGCTCGACGAGACGGCCGGATTCCTCGGCGGGCTCGACGTACTGGTCTGCAACGCCGGCCACCTGATCGGCCGGGTCAAGGTCGAGGAGATGACCGACGAGCACTACCAGCAGGTGGTGGACGTCAACCTCGGCGCGACGTTCCGGACCACGCGGGCCGCGATCCCGCAGCTGGCACAGTCGGCGAACCCGCGGATCATCACGATTGCCTCGCTCGCCGCGCACAACGGCGGCGGTCCCGGGTCGGTGGTCTACGCGGCCGCGAAGGCCGGGATCCGCGGGTTCACCAAGGGCCTCGCGAAGGAACTCGGGCCGCGCGGCATCACGGTGAACTCGGTCGCGCCCGGGTACATCGCGGAAACCGCGTTTCATCAAACGTTTTCCACCACGGAGGCGCAGGCGAACATGGTCGCCGGTACGCCGATCGGCCGCGCCGGGCAGGTCGAGGACGTGGCGAACGCGGTGCGGTTCCTGGCACTGCCGGCCTCCGGGTACCTGACCGGGATCACCATCGACATCGACGGTGGCACATGGCCCCGATGA